A portion of the Desulfovibrio sp. Fe33 genome contains these proteins:
- a CDS encoding chemotaxis protein CheA, translating into MSQDFIDPEILSDFFAEAKEHLETIEPNLLELEKSPDNLGLLNEIFRPMHSLKGASGFLGLNKINGLAHKAENILDELRQGSMRVTGSIMDLILSATDALRTMVDNLETSGVEGNVDTAPIIARIEAALLGELPEEGGVPPVEAGAEPVVEAPAVEFEIMPEPEHLEPESVMAGDAGDAEMNAFNPQPDPDFDPSPYALTTVGEGHLADFLEEAQEIVENLNRCLLDLEGDPGGNDELINDTFRYFHNLKGNSGIIGFKELNSLTHEAETLLNRVRKGEMASSQGLIDLLLATVDLIEALVGKVDLENGRVAPLDTSVMVQVLRKVTEDGSVAAVAGAVPVGRQAAESASEPAGAPKSEPVAEYDPEDVTLFIQTVEQQFEAVVVAFRLLREDSGQKDIIDGLYRAFQTIQNSTGYMGFDEIKEYAARTVGLVDQARNSDMDFSLMLDILEQEYAILKDMIMAAIKDLPGVPESGAVHEAVSGAEPEPVEAVVPAPQPAPARPSAPRAEVKPAPAARPAAKPEAEPVPTARNAASAAPAKTGGGQAPAKPKASSTIRVDHHKLDHLMNVIGELIINRNRYAMLARALEEGQEDVHVVAQQLTETTYAMARISDDLQDTIMKVRMVPVQTVFSRFPRLVRDLSRKSGKQVELIMEGEETEFDKSVVEEIGDPLVHLVRNAVDHGLEDEETRIAAGKKPKGHVWLRAYHKGNSVAIEVEDDGRGMDPEKLRQVAVRKGIITQEEANAMDDREALDLIFAPGFSSAEKVTDISGRGVGMDVVKTNIKNLKGSVNTQSEVGKGSKLTLTLPLTLAIIDALMVQVAGDTFAIPLDAVSETTKIEVEKLSDINNRKAVTLRGEVLGIVELAELLDMPQSMAERDVLPMVVIQDNDRRLGLVVDRLLERQEIVIKPLGQYLNNFNLKGLSGATIMGDGSVVLILDPHEIYSLSTQLGRKEPLVVAGAIPGR; encoded by the coding sequence ATGAGCCAGGACTTTATTGATCCGGAAATCTTGTCCGATTTTTTCGCTGAAGCCAAAGAGCATTTGGAGACCATCGAGCCCAATTTGCTCGAACTGGAGAAGAGCCCGGACAACCTCGGCCTTCTCAACGAGATATTTCGGCCCATGCATTCCCTCAAAGGGGCATCGGGCTTTCTCGGTTTGAACAAGATCAACGGGCTGGCCCACAAGGCCGAAAATATTCTGGACGAACTGCGTCAGGGCTCCATGCGCGTGACCGGTTCCATCATGGACCTGATCCTTTCGGCGACCGACGCCCTGCGGACCATGGTGGACAACCTGGAGACCAGCGGCGTCGAGGGGAATGTGGACACCGCTCCCATCATCGCCCGGATCGAGGCGGCCCTGCTCGGGGAGCTTCCGGAAGAGGGCGGCGTTCCGCCTGTCGAAGCCGGGGCCGAACCTGTTGTCGAAGCGCCTGCCGTCGAGTTCGAGATTATGCCTGAACCTGAACACCTTGAACCGGAGTCCGTTATGGCGGGCGATGCCGGAGATGCCGAAATGAACGCTTTCAATCCGCAACCCGATCCCGATTTCGATCCCTCTCCGTATGCGCTGACCACTGTGGGCGAGGGGCATCTGGCCGACTTTCTCGAAGAGGCGCAGGAGATCGTCGAGAATCTGAACCGATGCCTCCTGGACTTGGAAGGCGATCCGGGCGGCAACGATGAGCTCATCAACGATACGTTTCGCTATTTTCACAACCTCAAGGGCAACAGCGGCATCATCGGGTTCAAGGAACTCAATTCCCTGACGCACGAGGCAGAAACCCTGTTGAACAGGGTGCGCAAGGGCGAGATGGCCTCCAGCCAGGGGCTTATCGATCTGCTCCTGGCGACCGTTGACCTCATCGAGGCCCTGGTGGGCAAGGTCGACCTGGAAAATGGCCGGGTGGCGCCGCTCGATACGAGCGTCATGGTTCAGGTGCTTCGAAAAGTCACCGAGGACGGCAGTGTGGCTGCGGTGGCCGGAGCCGTGCCCGTGGGCAGACAGGCCGCCGAATCGGCCTCCGAACCCGCCGGAGCGCCGAAGTCCGAACCCGTCGCCGAGTACGATCCCGAGGATGTGACCCTGTTCATTCAGACCGTCGAGCAGCAGTTTGAGGCCGTGGTGGTCGCCTTCCGGCTCCTCCGCGAAGATTCCGGCCAGAAGGATATCATCGACGGTCTGTACCGGGCTTTCCAGACCATTCAGAATTCCACGGGCTATATGGGATTCGACGAGATCAAGGAATACGCGGCCCGGACGGTGGGGCTGGTGGACCAAGCCCGCAACTCGGACATGGATTTTTCATTGATGCTCGACATCTTGGAGCAGGAATACGCCATTTTGAAGGACATGATTATGGCGGCCATCAAGGATTTGCCCGGCGTTCCCGAGAGCGGGGCCGTGCATGAAGCCGTTTCCGGGGCTGAGCCCGAACCGGTGGAGGCCGTTGTTCCGGCTCCGCAACCCGCTCCGGCGCGGCCTTCCGCGCCCCGAGCCGAGGTCAAGCCCGCTCCGGCCGCGCGTCCCGCCGCCAAGCCTGAGGCCGAGCCCGTTCCGACGGCAAGGAACGCCGCTTCCGCCGCCCCAGCCAAGACCGGCGGCGGTCAGGCCCCGGCCAAACCCAAGGCGTCCAGCACGATCCGCGTGGATCATCATAAGCTGGATCACCTCATGAACGTCATCGGCGAGCTTATCATCAACCGAAACCGCTACGCCATGCTCGCCCGAGCCCTGGAAGAGGGACAGGAGGACGTGCATGTGGTCGCGCAGCAGCTTACCGAGACCACGTACGCCATGGCCCGCATTTCCGACGACCTCCAAGACACCATCATGAAGGTCCGCATGGTGCCGGTGCAGACCGTCTTTTCCCGTTTCCCCCGCCTGGTCAGAGACCTGAGCCGCAAGTCCGGCAAGCAGGTTGAACTGATAATGGAAGGCGAGGAAACCGAGTTCGACAAGTCCGTGGTGGAGGAGATCGGCGATCCGCTGGTCCATTTGGTCCGCAACGCGGTCGACCATGGTCTTGAGGACGAGGAGACCCGCATAGCGGCGGGCAAGAAGCCCAAGGGCCACGTTTGGCTGCGCGCCTACCACAAGGGCAACTCCGTGGCCATCGAGGTGGAGGACGACGGCAGGGGCATGGACCCGGAAAAACTTCGGCAAGTGGCCGTGCGCAAGGGGATCATCACCCAGGAAGAGGCCAATGCAATGGATGACCGCGAGGCGTTGGACCTTATCTTCGCGCCGGGCTTTTCCTCCGCCGAAAAAGTCACCGACATCTCCGGGCGCGGGGTGGGCATGGATGTGGTCAAGACCAACATCAAGAACCTCAAGGGCAGCGTGAACACCCAGTCCGAAGTCGGCAAGGGCAGCAAACTGACCCTGACCCTGCCGCTGACCCTGGCCATTATCGACGCGCTCATGGTTCAGGTAGCGGGCGACACCTTCGCCATCCCCCTGGACGCCGTGTCCGAGACCACCAAGATCGAAGTGGAGAAGCTCTCGGATATCAACAACCGCAAGGCCGTCACCCTGCGGGGCGAAGTTCTCGGCATCGTCGAGTTGGCCGAACTGCTCGACATGCCTCAGTCCATGGCAGAGCGCGACGTTCTGCCCATGGTCGTTATTCAGGACAACGACCGGCGGCTCGGACTGGTCGTGGACCGGCTCCTCGAAAGGCAGGAGATCGTCATCAAGCCGCTTGGCCAGTATCTCAACAATTTTAATCTCAAGGGACTGTCCGGCGCGACTATCATGGGCGACGGATCGGTGGTCCTCATTCTCGATCCGCATGAGATTTACAGCCTCTCCACCCAGCTTGGCCGCAAGGAGCCGCTTGTCGTGGCGGGGGCCATTCCCGGCCGATAG
- the ybgF gene encoding tol-pal system protein YbgF → MKCLKLLLLALACLPLVACASTGKNAGTEAASTEWRIKSLEESFLNFREQQRKMADADALERSKLEARIAAAEAELAALRAGQAGGGAVSTEGTSGDSPWAEELKPDENGWVEGVKPVEEGTSAVKSEAEQPWAKVPGPAQTPPEPEVVTPAPAKATPKAAPKAAPKPAPASDPKTLYERGYALYNAGDFAGARTIFDDFAVRYPKDELAANALYWKGETYYSERNYAQAILTFKEVTGGFPKHDKAAAALLKIGMSYDRVGDPDNAIFYLRALVEDFPKSSAAGLGRKELARLGG, encoded by the coding sequence ATGAAATGCCTGAAACTTCTTCTGCTTGCCCTGGCCTGCCTGCCGCTGGTCGCCTGTGCCTCCACTGGGAAAAACGCCGGGACCGAGGCTGCGAGCACGGAATGGCGCATCAAGAGCCTTGAAGAGAGCTTTCTCAATTTTCGGGAGCAACAGCGCAAGATGGCGGACGCGGATGCCTTGGAACGCAGTAAGCTAGAAGCACGCATCGCCGCCGCCGAGGCCGAACTGGCCGCATTGCGCGCCGGGCAGGCCGGGGGGGGGGCGGTATCGACCGAGGGCACGTCCGGCGACAGTCCCTGGGCCGAGGAACTCAAGCCCGATGAAAATGGCTGGGTGGAAGGCGTCAAGCCTGTTGAGGAAGGAACGTCCGCTGTGAAAAGTGAAGCGGAACAGCCGTGGGCCAAGGTGCCCGGCCCCGCCCAGACCCCGCCCGAACCCGAGGTCGTGACGCCCGCTCCGGCCAAAGCGACTCCCAAGGCCGCTCCCAAAGCGGCTCCGAAGCCTGCGCCTGCATCTGACCCGAAGACGCTTTATGAACGGGGATACGCCCTGTACAATGCAGGCGATTTTGCGGGGGCACGGACAATCTTCGACGATTTCGCGGTCAGGTATCCGAAAGACGAACTGGCGGCAAACGCGCTGTACTGGAAGGGGGAGACCTATTATTCCGAACGGAATTACGCCCAGGCCATCCTGACCTTTAAGGAAGTCACGGGCGGGTTCCCCAAGCATGACAAGGCCGCCGCGGCTTTACTCAAGATCGGCATGTCCTACGACCGGGTGGGCGACCCGGACAACGCGATTTTCTACCTGCGCGCTTTGGTGGAGGATTTTCCCAAGTCCTCCGCAGCCGGGCTTGGCCGCAAGGAATTGGCCAGGCTGGGCGGCTAG
- a CDS encoding amidohydrolase family protein, producing the protein MKKIFILLSVVAIVLVAVKSGMAEEYDIAILGGRVMDPETEYDKVANVGVKDGRIAIITEGKISGRETLNAEGLVVAPGFIDGHQHCIEPYAYRLMLRDGRTTIMDLEVGAYGPLVDKWYKQREGQASVNFGVAVSHEFARAAVLDGFNGWKYINTPDAIYSRVKQGWSITRPTLEQGNRILANIDEGLQQGGLGIGSTLGYMRAGVSAREVYELQRLGNRYGRFIDMHFRYTPGDDVGEVNGIQEMLANAAALGSSAIAAHFNNAGYNLVHELLVNMRGRGYNVWGEIYPYSAGSTALNAVFLEPEVWVKTLGNKYEETLQDVATGEFYTQKTREEMLEKEPTRAVIVYKCPDEWVVNWIRLPGVAIGSDGMPLFPDDGLTWDTPYENFPNTHPRFAGSFAKVLRIARENDIPLMQAVAMTSYNYAKPLGDTGLRDMRERGRMQMGMIADITIFDPETVTDNSTYAKGTLPSTGILHVIVNGKVAMKDQEPLKGVNAGLPIRFEPVKSRFEPLDENEWMQTFYASPVDFGGGVPGSQPRIH; encoded by the coding sequence ATGAAAAAAATATTTATATTATTGTCGGTTGTAGCCATCGTTTTGGTCGCTGTGAAATCGGGCATGGCCGAGGAATATGATATTGCTATTCTGGGCGGGCGGGTAATGGACCCGGAAACGGAATACGACAAGGTCGCCAACGTCGGCGTCAAGGATGGTCGCATCGCGATCATCACCGAAGGCAAGATTTCGGGCCGGGAAACACTCAACGCTGAAGGGCTGGTCGTTGCGCCGGGATTCATCGACGGACATCAGCATTGCATTGAGCCATATGCCTATCGGCTGATGCTTCGGGATGGCCGCACAACCATCATGGACTTGGAAGTGGGCGCCTATGGTCCGTTGGTCGACAAATGGTACAAACAGCGCGAAGGCCAGGCCTCGGTCAATTTCGGTGTGGCCGTTTCGCATGAATTCGCCAGAGCGGCAGTACTCGACGGCTTCAACGGGTGGAAATATATCAATACCCCGGACGCCATTTATTCCCGCGTCAAGCAGGGGTGGTCCATAACCCGTCCGACCCTGGAGCAGGGCAACAGGATTCTTGCGAATATCGATGAGGGGTTGCAGCAGGGAGGTCTCGGCATCGGGTCCACCCTGGGGTATATGCGCGCCGGGGTTTCGGCCCGCGAGGTCTACGAACTGCAACGCCTTGGCAACCGATACGGCCGTTTTATCGACATGCATTTCCGCTATACGCCGGGGGACGATGTCGGCGAAGTAAACGGCATTCAGGAAATGCTGGCCAATGCCGCCGCACTGGGCTCGTCCGCCATTGCTGCGCATTTCAATAACGCTGGCTATAACCTCGTGCATGAGTTGTTGGTGAACATGCGGGGGCGGGGGTATAACGTCTGGGGCGAGATTTATCCCTACAGCGCAGGTTCCACCGCCCTGAACGCCGTTTTTTTGGAGCCGGAAGTCTGGGTGAAAACGTTGGGCAACAAGTATGAAGAGACTCTTCAGGACGTGGCGACAGGGGAATTCTATACCCAGAAGACCCGCGAGGAGATGCTTGAAAAGGAACCCACCCGGGCGGTTATCGTTTACAAATGCCCGGACGAGTGGGTTGTAAACTGGATCAGACTGCCCGGAGTGGCCATCGGCAGCGACGGAATGCCGCTGTTTCCCGATGACGGCCTGACCTGGGATACCCCTTACGAAAATTTTCCGAATACCCATCCCCGTTTTGCCGGGTCATTCGCCAAGGTGTTGCGTATCGCCAGGGAAAACGACATCCCGCTGATGCAGGCGGTTGCCATGACGAGCTATAATTATGCCAAGCCGTTGGGCGATACTGGCTTGCGGGACATGCGGGAACGCGGTCGTATGCAGATGGGCATGATTGCTGACATTACGATTTTTGACCCCGAGACCGTGACCGACAATTCGACCTATGCCAAGGGGACCCTGCCCTCTACGGGAATCCTGCACGTGATAGTCAACGGCAAGGTGGCCATGAAGGATCAGGAGCCGCTGAAAGGTGTGAATGCCGGGCTGCCGATTCGTTTCGAGCCGGTGAAGAGCAGGTTCGAACCGCTTGACGAGAATGAGTGGATGCAGACTTTTTACGCGTCTCCTGTAGATTTCGGCGGCGGCGTGCCCGGTTCCCAGCCGCGCATTCATTAG